A stretch of the Bacillus sp. B-jedd genome encodes the following:
- the sdaAB gene encoding L-serine ammonia-lyase, iron-sulfur-dependent subunit beta has translation MKYKSVFDIIGPVMIGPSSSHTAGAARIGKVARSLFGREPKWANISLYGSFAKTYRGHGTDVALVGGLLDFETDDPRIINAIDLATEKGMKIRFIEEDALTDHPNTARVMIGDDKGELELVGISIGGGKIEITELNGFELKLSGHHPAILVVHNDRFGSIANVANVLAKHEINIGHMEVSRKEVGKMALMTIEVDHNIGQDILDEIEKLPNILKVTKIVD, from the coding sequence ATGAAATATAAAAGCGTTTTTGACATCATCGGCCCGGTCATGATTGGGCCATCAAGCTCACATACCGCCGGGGCTGCCCGGATCGGGAAGGTGGCCAGGAGCCTGTTCGGCAGGGAGCCGAAATGGGCGAATATTTCCCTGTATGGGTCCTTCGCAAAGACTTACAGGGGGCATGGAACCGATGTAGCGCTCGTAGGGGGCCTGCTTGATTTCGAAACGGATGACCCGCGAATCATCAACGCGATAGATCTTGCAACTGAAAAAGGAATGAAAATTAGATTCATAGAGGAAGACGCCCTGACCGATCATCCGAATACCGCAAGAGTGATGATCGGAGATGATAAAGGCGAGCTTGAGCTTGTCGGAATCTCCATCGGCGGCGGAAAAATAGAAATTACCGAATTGAATGGTTTTGAGTTGAAACTTTCCGGCCATCATCCCGCGATCCTGGTTGTCCACAATGACCGATTCGGTTCGATTGCCAATGTCGCCAACGTCTTGGCGAAGCACGAAATTAATATTGGACATATGGAGGTTTCCAGGAAAGAAGTAGGGAAGATGGCATTGATGACCATAGAAGTGGACCATAATATTGGGCAGGATATACTTGACGAGATTGAAAAGCTGCCAAATATCCTTAAAGTAACGAAAATCGTAGATTAA
- the recG gene encoding ATP-dependent DNA helicase RecG has protein sequence MNKNLMQSVKVLKGIGDDTAELLAGLNIVTIKDLLEHFPYRYEDYRLRDLADVKHEERITVEGKVHSEPSLARFGKNKSRMTVRLLVGRYLVQAIIFNQPYLKSKININETVTVTGKWDQHRMAITVSEMHFGENRRGKMFEPVYALRGSLTMRNMRKYIAQAFAFYGNDIGETLPESLVRKYKLPDRKEALETMHFPERPEDVQKARRRFVYEEFLSFQLKMQALRKIEREQTPGIVQKYDLEKLKEFIGRLPFPLTGAQKRVVNEILSDMKSPYRMNRLLQGDVGSGKTIVAAICLYACVTTGRQGALMVPTEILAEQHASSLKELFEPFQVRCELLTSSVKGKARKEILADVAEGKVDILIGTHALIQDEVSFAKLGFVITDEQHRFGVEQRKVLREKGENPDVLFMTATPIPRTLAITVFGEMDVSVIDEMPAGRKIIETYWAREDMLERVLTFMEKELHMGRQAYVICPLIEESDKLDVQNAIDVHSQLTYFFQNRFKVGLMHGRLPSAEKEEVMRAFAENQVQILVSTTVVEVGVNVPNATIMVIYDAERFGLAQLHQLRGRVGRGSDQSYCILLAEPKSEVGKERMKIMTETNDGFVVSEKDLELRGPGDFFGKKQSGVPEFKVADMVHDYRALETARDDAAKLVQSRAFWESPEYAGLRAEVEVTGVLKGEKLD, from the coding sequence GTGAATAAAAATCTCATGCAATCAGTAAAAGTCCTAAAAGGAATAGGCGACGATACGGCAGAGCTTCTTGCCGGATTGAATATTGTAACAATCAAGGACCTGCTCGAACATTTCCCTTACCGTTACGAAGACTACAGGCTGCGCGACCTGGCTGATGTGAAGCATGAAGAACGAATTACCGTGGAGGGGAAGGTTCACAGCGAGCCTTCCCTTGCGCGTTTTGGCAAAAACAAGTCGAGGATGACGGTGCGTCTTCTAGTGGGCCGTTATCTCGTCCAGGCCATCATCTTCAATCAGCCTTATTTGAAAAGTAAAATAAACATTAATGAAACAGTCACCGTTACCGGCAAGTGGGATCAGCACAGAATGGCGATTACCGTGTCTGAAATGCATTTCGGTGAAAACCGCCGCGGGAAAATGTTTGAGCCTGTCTATGCGTTGAGGGGCAGCCTGACGATGAGGAATATGCGTAAATATATTGCCCAAGCTTTCGCATTTTACGGGAATGATATTGGGGAAACACTGCCTGAAAGCCTCGTCAGGAAATACAAGCTTCCAGACAGGAAGGAAGCACTCGAAACGATGCATTTTCCGGAAAGGCCTGAAGATGTGCAAAAGGCGCGGCGCCGGTTTGTATATGAGGAATTTTTGTCCTTTCAGCTGAAAATGCAGGCACTCAGAAAAATAGAACGCGAACAGACACCGGGCATCGTCCAAAAATATGATTTAGAAAAGCTGAAGGAATTTATTGGCCGGCTGCCTTTTCCATTGACTGGCGCGCAGAAACGAGTCGTGAATGAAATATTATCCGACATGAAATCCCCCTACCGGATGAACCGGCTGCTTCAGGGGGATGTCGGTTCAGGGAAGACGATAGTAGCAGCTATTTGCCTATATGCATGTGTGACAACAGGCAGGCAGGGCGCCTTGATGGTGCCTACTGAAATATTGGCTGAACAACATGCTTCTTCTTTGAAGGAACTATTTGAACCTTTTCAAGTCAGGTGTGAACTTCTGACTAGCTCTGTGAAAGGAAAAGCGAGGAAAGAGATCCTCGCGGACGTCGCGGAAGGAAAGGTAGACATCCTGATCGGGACACACGCCCTTATCCAGGATGAAGTTTCTTTTGCAAAACTCGGATTTGTCATTACTGATGAGCAGCATAGATTTGGAGTGGAACAGCGGAAGGTTCTGAGGGAAAAAGGGGAAAACCCGGACGTTCTCTTCATGACTGCCACGCCAATTCCCCGTACGCTGGCCATCACGGTCTTTGGGGAGATGGATGTTTCTGTCATTGACGAAATGCCTGCTGGCAGGAAAATCATTGAAACCTATTGGGCCAGGGAAGATATGCTCGAGCGTGTGCTGACGTTTATGGAAAAGGAATTACACATGGGGCGGCAGGCATATGTGATTTGCCCGCTAATCGAAGAATCGGACAAGCTTGATGTGCAAAATGCGATTGATGTGCATAGCCAGCTAACATACTTCTTTCAAAATCGTTTCAAAGTCGGCCTCATGCACGGAAGGCTTCCTTCTGCCGAAAAAGAAGAAGTGATGCGCGCATTCGCGGAAAATCAGGTACAAATACTCGTGTCGACGACGGTAGTGGAAGTGGGCGTCAACGTTCCTAACGCAACCATCATGGTCATTTACGATGCAGAACGGTTCGGGCTCGCCCAGCTTCACCAGCTTCGCGGCAGGGTTGGCAGGGGAAGCGACCAATCGTATTGCATCCTGCTTGCTGAACCGAAATCGGAAGTCGGCAAGGAACGCATGAAAATCATGACTGAAACAAATGATGGCTTTGTCGTTAGTGAAAAGGATCTGGAACTTAGGGGCCCGGGGGATTTCTTTGGCAAAAAGCAAAGCGGCGTCCCGGAATTCAAGGTAGCAGATATGGTCCATGACTACCGGGCCCTTGAAACTGCCAGGGATGATGCGGCAAAGCTTGTCCAGTCCAGGGCATTTTGGGAGTCGCCGGAGTATGCCGGGCTGCGGGCTGAAGTGGAGGTAACCGGTGTCCTGAAAGGGGAGAAGCTGGATTAA
- the spoVM gene encoding stage V sporulation protein SpoVM, which yields MKFYTIKLPRFLGGLVRAMIGMFRKGE from the coding sequence ATGAAATTCTACACAATCAAACTGCCGAGGTTTCTCGGCGGACTGGTCAGGGCCATGATCGGGATGTTTAGAAAAGGTGAATAA
- a CDS encoding thiamine diphosphokinase: protein MIINIMGGGPAKLIPPLSSFLGPEDRWVGVDRGTAELIDRGIEPYAAFGDFDSVTEEQLVLFKASIRNLKKVNPEKDETDMELALQWAINEKPGKIRLFGATGGRIDHFLANLHLMQKFSGVEDSPEIEMIDICNTVLIKPPGTYRLEKEAKKYISFLPGTGEVSGLTLKGFKYPLENRHIPAGSTLCISNELIGDNGTFSFSKGILIIIRSDD from the coding sequence ATGATTATTAATATTATGGGTGGGGGGCCGGCTAAACTGATTCCTCCCTTGAGTTCATTTTTGGGTCCTGAGGACCGCTGGGTAGGTGTGGACCGTGGAACGGCGGAGCTTATTGACCGGGGCATTGAGCCATATGCCGCTTTTGGCGATTTCGATTCGGTTACTGAAGAACAGCTCGTATTGTTTAAAGCAAGCATCAGGAATTTGAAAAAAGTCAATCCGGAAAAAGATGAAACAGATATGGAATTGGCCCTTCAGTGGGCTATTAACGAGAAACCCGGAAAAATTAGGCTTTTTGGTGCGACAGGAGGCAGAATCGATCACTTCCTTGCGAACCTCCATTTGATGCAAAAATTTTCAGGTGTAGAGGATTCCCCTGAAATAGAGATGATTGACATTTGCAATACTGTTCTAATTAAACCGCCTGGAACATACCGTCTTGAAAAAGAAGCAAAAAAATATATCTCCTTCCTTCCTGGAACAGGCGAAGTGTCCGGCCTTACCTTAAAAGGATTTAAATATCCTCTTGAAAACCGCCATATTCCAGCCGGGTCAACATTATGCATCAGCAATGAACTAATTGGGGATAATGGTACTTTTTCATTTTCGAAAGGCATATTAATAATCATAAGAAGCGATGACTGA
- a CDS encoding Asp23/Gls24 family envelope stress response protein: MSIEMKTKFGQIDISNEVIATISGGAAIDCYGIVGMASKNQIRDGLTEILRKENFTRGVIVRQEEDQVHIDMYIIVSYGTKISEVAHNVQSKVKYTLEKTVGLTVDSVNIYVQGVRVTNP; encoded by the coding sequence ATGTCCATCGAAATGAAAACGAAGTTCGGGCAAATCGATATTTCAAATGAAGTGATCGCAACAATTTCAGGCGGCGCTGCGATAGACTGCTATGGCATTGTCGGGATGGCTTCGAAAAACCAAATCAGGGACGGACTCACAGAAATCCTGCGCAAGGAAAACTTCACACGTGGAGTCATTGTCCGTCAGGAAGAGGACCAGGTACATATCGATATGTACATTATCGTAAGCTACGGAACGAAGATTTCCGAGGTTGCCCACAACGTGCAATCGAAAGTGAAATATACCCTCGAAAAAACGGTTGGCTTAACGGTTGACTCGGTAAATATTTACGTTCAGGGAGTTCGTGTAACGAACCCGTAG
- the fabD gene encoding ACP S-malonyltransferase — translation MGKIAFIFPGQGSQVVGMGRELAENHEPSKELFKKADDLLGFSLSEIMFDGPQDVLTRTTNAQPALLTASTALLKLFRESGIEADYVAGHSLGEYSALVAAGAISFEDGVRIVRKRGEFMEEAVPSGLGTMAAVLGLERGPLAEATSAVTASGHPVQLANVNCPGQIVISGTVEGVKLAGEKAKEAGAKRVKVLEVSGPFHSSLMEPAANRLKEVLDQTEVNNAAIPVIANVNALSMEDAGDIKENLVKQLYSPVLWEDSVKKMIELGVDTFIELGPGKVLGGLVKKIDRNAAIYSVSNEETCRETIAALKERTE, via the coding sequence ATGGGTAAAATAGCATTTATCTTTCCTGGGCAAGGTTCACAGGTAGTAGGGATGGGAAGAGAGCTTGCCGAAAACCATGAACCAAGCAAGGAACTTTTCAAAAAAGCAGACGATCTGCTAGGTTTCAGCCTGAGCGAAATCATGTTTGATGGCCCTCAGGACGTCCTGACAAGAACAACAAACGCGCAGCCCGCGCTTCTGACGGCCAGCACGGCACTTCTGAAGCTGTTCCGTGAATCCGGAATCGAAGCGGATTACGTAGCAGGACACAGCCTCGGTGAATACTCGGCTCTTGTCGCTGCCGGGGCCATTTCTTTTGAAGATGGCGTCCGTATCGTAAGGAAAAGAGGGGAATTCATGGAAGAGGCCGTTCCAAGCGGTCTTGGAACTATGGCGGCGGTCCTTGGACTTGAAAGGGGCCCGCTGGCGGAAGCGACATCGGCAGTCACTGCTTCGGGACATCCTGTCCAATTGGCAAATGTCAATTGCCCTGGACAGATTGTTATCTCAGGTACAGTTGAAGGTGTAAAACTCGCTGGCGAAAAGGCGAAGGAAGCAGGCGCGAAAAGAGTGAAGGTGCTTGAAGTAAGCGGACCTTTCCATTCTAGCCTGATGGAGCCTGCGGCGAACAGACTGAAGGAAGTACTTGATCAGACAGAAGTTAATAATGCCGCCATTCCGGTGATCGCGAATGTGAATGCCTTGTCGATGGAAGATGCCGGTGATATTAAAGAAAATCTCGTAAAACAATTGTACTCCCCAGTCCTTTGGGAAGATTCAGTTAAAAAAATGATTGAGCTTGGCGTTGATACGTTTATTGAATTGGGCCCTGGCAAAGTCCTTGGTGGCCTTGTTAAAAAAATAGACCGTAACGCAGCAATCTATTCGGTTTCAAATGAAGAGACTTGCCGGGAAACCATTGCGGCACTTAAGGAGAGAACAGAATGA
- the sdaAA gene encoding L-serine ammonia-lyase, iron-sulfur-dependent, subunit alpha: MFRNVAELVEMATSRNIKISEIMIEQEMEITGRSREEVLGQMDRNLRVMEEAVERGIKGVKSHSGLTGGDAVLLQEYIKKGNFLSGETLLDAVSKAVATNEVNAAMGTICATPTAGSAGVVPGTLFAVKNKLNPTREQMVQFLFTSGAFGFVVANNASISGAAGGCQAEVGSAAGMAAAALVELAGGTPEQCAEAMAITLKNMLGLVCDPVAGLVEVPCVKRNAMGASNAMVAADMALAGIKSRIPCDEVIDAMYKIGQSMPTALKETAQGGLAATPTGRALEAKIFGIPLIKQ, encoded by the coding sequence ATGTTCCGCAACGTGGCAGAACTGGTTGAAATGGCAACCAGCAGGAATATAAAAATATCGGAAATCATGATTGAGCAGGAAATGGAAATAACCGGACGCTCAAGGGAAGAAGTACTCGGCCAGATGGACCGTAACCTTAGAGTAATGGAAGAAGCTGTAGAGCGGGGGATAAAAGGAGTTAAGTCCCACTCCGGGCTGACAGGCGGGGATGCCGTCCTTTTGCAGGAATATATTAAAAAAGGCAACTTCCTTTCGGGTGAAACGCTGCTTGACGCAGTTAGCAAGGCGGTTGCGACCAATGAAGTAAACGCGGCGATGGGGACGATTTGCGCCACCCCGACCGCGGGATCTGCAGGCGTTGTGCCGGGCACATTATTTGCCGTGAAAAACAAGTTGAACCCGACGAGGGAGCAAATGGTCCAGTTTCTTTTCACATCCGGCGCTTTCGGGTTTGTCGTCGCCAATAACGCGTCAATTTCAGGCGCCGCCGGAGGCTGCCAGGCCGAAGTAGGCTCAGCAGCAGGGATGGCAGCGGCCGCTCTAGTGGAACTTGCTGGAGGCACTCCCGAACAATGCGCGGAAGCGATGGCGATAACATTGAAAAATATGCTGGGACTCGTATGCGACCCTGTTGCCGGCCTTGTTGAAGTGCCATGTGTGAAAAGGAATGCGATGGGAGCGTCAAATGCAATGGTAGCAGCGGATATGGCCCTCGCGGGAATCAAAAGCAGGATTCCTTGCGATGAAGTCATTGACGCAATGTATAAAATTGGCCAGTCGATGCCAACTGCTTTAAAAGAAACCGCACAGGGAGGGCTGGCGGCGACTCCAACCGGCCGGGCGCTGGAAGCGAAAATCTTTGGAATCCCGCTCATAAAACAGTGA
- a CDS encoding DAK2 domain-containing protein, whose amino-acid sequence MSMKELNGTQFAEMVIQGANHLSANAKLVDSLNVFPVPDGDTGTNMNLSMTSGAKEVKNNVQEHIGKVGTALSRGLLMGARGNSGVILSQLFRGFAKAIENNAVIDGKEFASALEAGVETAYKAVMKPVEGTILTVAKDSARKGVQASQKTDDIIEIMEAVVAESKASLKRTPDLLPVLKEVGVVDSGGQGLVFVYEGFLAELKGEKLPDSPVAMPSMSDLVSAEHHRSVQAHMNTEDIEFGYCTEFMVRFEEDKLSGRPFKEEVFRQDLSKYGDSLLVISDEDVVKVHIHSEEPGTVLSYGQRYGNLINIKIENMRQQHSNIVGETHTPLVSGNKKTERRDYGVVAVSMGSGIADLFKSIGAHSVIEGGQTMNPSTEDIVKAIEEVNADKVFILPNNKNIIMAAQQAAEVTGSEAVVIQSKTVPQGLSALLAFNPGADLGSNEAAMNEAMSHVKTGQITFAVRDTSIDGLEIEKDDFMGINEGKIVVKSKEKAAAARELLAKMIDEDSEILTILKGEDVSDEEAEAVTQFVEENFKDVEIEVHDGKQPLYSFIFAIE is encoded by the coding sequence GTGTCTATGAAAGAGCTTAATGGTACACAGTTCGCGGAGATGGTCATCCAGGGGGCCAACCACCTTTCGGCAAACGCCAAACTGGTTGACTCGTTAAATGTTTTTCCGGTACCGGACGGAGATACTGGAACAAACATGAACCTGTCGATGACTTCGGGTGCCAAAGAAGTTAAGAACAATGTACAGGAACATATCGGAAAAGTTGGAACAGCCCTTTCAAGAGGGCTTTTAATGGGAGCGCGGGGGAATTCCGGCGTCATCCTGTCGCAATTGTTCAGGGGCTTTGCAAAAGCGATTGAAAACAATGCGGTCATCGATGGTAAGGAATTCGCCTCCGCACTTGAAGCGGGAGTTGAAACGGCTTATAAAGCGGTCATGAAACCAGTCGAAGGAACAATCCTGACTGTTGCCAAGGATTCGGCTCGCAAAGGTGTCCAGGCTTCCCAAAAGACCGATGATATTATTGAAATTATGGAAGCTGTTGTAGCGGAATCAAAAGCGTCACTCAAGCGCACTCCCGATCTTCTTCCTGTTTTGAAAGAAGTTGGAGTTGTCGACAGCGGCGGCCAGGGGCTGGTTTTTGTTTATGAAGGCTTCCTTGCCGAGCTTAAGGGGGAAAAACTTCCTGATTCTCCAGTTGCCATGCCTTCCATGAGCGACCTTGTTAGTGCCGAACATCATCGGAGCGTGCAGGCTCATATGAATACGGAAGATATTGAATTCGGCTACTGCACGGAGTTCATGGTCCGCTTTGAAGAGGACAAGCTCTCCGGAAGGCCGTTTAAAGAAGAGGTTTTCAGGCAGGATCTAAGTAAATATGGTGATTCTTTGCTTGTCATTTCCGATGAGGACGTTGTTAAGGTCCATATTCATTCGGAAGAACCGGGAACCGTTCTCAGCTATGGCCAGCGTTATGGGAATCTGATCAATATCAAGATCGAAAATATGCGCCAGCAGCATTCAAACATTGTTGGCGAAACACATACCCCTCTTGTTTCCGGGAATAAAAAGACCGAAAGGCGCGATTATGGAGTCGTCGCTGTCTCGATGGGTTCCGGAATTGCTGACTTGTTCAAAAGCATAGGGGCGCATTCGGTCATTGAAGGCGGCCAGACAATGAATCCGAGCACCGAGGATATTGTTAAAGCGATTGAGGAAGTAAATGCAGATAAGGTCTTTATTTTGCCGAACAATAAAAATATCATTATGGCTGCCCAGCAGGCTGCCGAGGTGACGGGATCTGAAGCTGTTGTCATCCAGTCGAAAACAGTTCCACAAGGTTTATCCGCGCTGTTGGCCTTTAATCCTGGGGCTGACCTTGGTTCAAATGAAGCTGCGATGAACGAAGCAATGAGCCATGTGAAGACCGGACAGATTACGTTTGCCGTCCGCGATACAAGCATTGACGGACTCGAAATCGAAAAAGACGACTTTATGGGGATCAACGAGGGCAAGATTGTTGTCAAAAGCAAGGAAAAGGCTGCGGCCGCGCGAGAATTGCTCGCAAAAATGATAGATGAAGATTCTGAAATCCTGACCATCCTGAAGGGTGAGGATGTAAGCGATGAAGAAGCCGAAGCTGTTACGCAGTTCGTTGAAGAAAACTTCAAAGATGTTGAAATAGAAGTCCATGACGGCAAGCAGCCGCTGTATTCATTCATCTTCGCAATCGAATAA
- the plsX gene encoding phosphate acyltransferase PlsX, translating into MRLAIDAMGGDNAPKEIVLGAIKAAEQFNDIQITLVGDEAKIKEHLNGQERISILHTEEVILATDEPVRAVRRKKNASMVLAARQVADGQADACISAGNTGALMAAGLFVVGRIEGIDRPALAPTLPTIGNEGFLLLDVGANVDAKPEHLFQYGLMGSVYWEKVRGTANPRVGLLNIGTEEKKGTDLTKQAYELLKASNLNFVGNVEARDLLNGVADVVVTDGFTGNMVLKTVEGTAMSVFKMLKGALTASLKSKLAAAVLKPDLKVLKDQMDYSEYGGAALFGLKAPVIKAHGSSNAQAIFSAIRQTREMVANNVTGLIKQAAEESATARTES; encoded by the coding sequence ATGAGGCTGGCAATTGATGCGATGGGCGGCGACAACGCGCCAAAGGAAATTGTCCTAGGTGCCATAAAAGCGGCCGAGCAATTTAACGATATTCAGATTACACTCGTTGGTGATGAGGCAAAAATAAAAGAGCATCTCAACGGGCAAGAGCGGATTTCCATTTTGCACACTGAAGAAGTGATTCTTGCCACGGATGAACCTGTGCGGGCTGTAAGAAGGAAGAAAAATGCTTCAATGGTCCTTGCCGCCCGCCAGGTAGCTGATGGGCAAGCGGATGCATGCATCTCTGCAGGCAACACCGGAGCCCTCATGGCGGCAGGTTTGTTTGTTGTCGGCAGGATTGAAGGAATCGACCGGCCGGCGCTGGCGCCAACACTTCCGACAATCGGTAACGAAGGATTTTTACTGCTCGATGTTGGGGCGAATGTGGACGCCAAACCGGAGCATCTTTTCCAATACGGATTAATGGGGTCGGTATACTGGGAGAAGGTACGCGGGACAGCGAACCCGAGGGTCGGACTTCTGAATATTGGTACAGAGGAAAAGAAAGGCACAGACCTGACAAAGCAGGCTTATGAACTTTTAAAAGCTTCCAATCTTAATTTCGTCGGCAATGTGGAGGCGCGCGATTTGCTGAATGGGGTCGCGGATGTGGTCGTGACAGACGGGTTTACCGGCAATATGGTTTTGAAGACGGTGGAAGGGACAGCGATGTCTGTGTTCAAAATGCTTAAAGGAGCACTGACAGCAAGTCTGAAAAGCAAGCTTGCCGCGGCTGTTTTAAAACCAGATTTAAAGGTTCTGAAGGATCAAATGGATTACTCCGAATACGGAGGGGCGGCTTTGTTCGGACTGAAAGCGCCTGTCATTAAAGCGCACGGTTCATCGAATGCGCAAGCCATCTTCAGCGCGATTAGGCAGACTCGCGAGATGGTAGCGAATAACGTAACGGGGCTGATTAAACAAGCGGCAGAGGAATCTGCTACAGCCCGCACTGAATCCTGA
- the fabG gene encoding 3-oxoacyl-[acyl-carrier-protein] reductase: MRLEGKAALVTGASRGIGREIALELARQGANVAINYAGSEAKANEVAEEIRAMGRKAFAIQGDVSDTDAVAAMVKETIDQFGSLDILVNNAGITRDNLLMRMKENEWDDVININLKGVFLCTKAATRQMMKQRSGRIINIASIVGVMGNPGQANYVAAKAGVIGLTKTAAKELSSRNITVNAIAPGFITTDMTDKLTDEVKAEMLKAIPLARFGEPSDIAKTVVFLASADASYMTGQTLHIDGGMVM, translated from the coding sequence ATGAGACTAGAAGGCAAAGCAGCCCTGGTGACAGGCGCTTCTCGTGGCATCGGACGTGAGATCGCTCTTGAGCTTGCAAGGCAAGGGGCGAATGTCGCCATTAATTATGCCGGCAGTGAAGCTAAGGCAAACGAAGTTGCTGAAGAAATTAGAGCGATGGGAAGAAAAGCGTTCGCCATCCAGGGCGATGTTTCCGATACTGATGCTGTCGCGGCTATGGTGAAAGAAACGATTGACCAGTTCGGCAGCCTCGATATTCTAGTTAACAATGCCGGAATTACACGGGACAACCTTTTGATGAGAATGAAGGAAAACGAATGGGATGATGTCATAAACATCAACTTAAAGGGCGTATTCCTGTGCACAAAAGCGGCAACACGCCAAATGATGAAGCAGCGCAGCGGAAGGATCATCAACATTGCTTCAATTGTGGGAGTAATGGGGAATCCTGGGCAAGCTAACTATGTGGCTGCCAAAGCAGGAGTCATCGGCCTGACGAAAACAGCTGCCAAAGAGCTTTCTTCACGGAATATTACCGTCAATGCGATTGCACCTGGTTTTATCACAACCGATATGACCGACAAGCTAACGGATGAAGTGAAAGCGGAAATGCTCAAGGCAATCCCTCTGGCAAGGTTTGGCGAACCAAGTGACATCGCAAAAACCGTCGTCTTCCTCGCATCCGCTGACGCCTCCTACATGACAGGGCAAACCCTGCACATCGACGGCGGAATGGTCATGTAA
- the rpmB gene encoding 50S ribosomal protein L28, whose protein sequence is MPRKCVITGRKTTTGNNRSHAMNANKRTWGANLQKVRILVDGKPKRVWVSARALKSGKVERV, encoded by the coding sequence ATGCCACGCAAATGTGTTATTACCGGCAGGAAGACAACTACAGGAAATAATCGTTCACACGCAATGAACGCAAACAAGCGCACATGGGGTGCGAACCTTCAGAAAGTCCGCATTCTTGTTGACGGAAAGCCTAAGCGCGTCTGGGTTTCTGCAAGGGCCCTTAAATCAGGCAAAGTAGAACGTGTTTAA
- the fapR gene encoding transcription factor FapR, whose protein sequence is MRRNKKERQQELVMTIKENPFITDEELAELFSVSVQTIRLDRLELSIPELRERIKHVAEKRFEDEVRSLPIEEVIGDIIDIELDQSAISILDIKKEHVFKRNRIARGHHLFAQANSLAVAVINDELALTAKSSLQFKRSVHEGERVIAKAKVTRIDNEHDRTFVEVKSYVNNEPVFIGEFEMFRSNKNRGGKEHEAGN, encoded by the coding sequence ATGAGGCGAAACAAAAAGGAACGGCAGCAGGAACTGGTCATGACAATAAAAGAGAATCCTTTTATTACAGATGAGGAGCTCGCGGAACTTTTTTCGGTCAGCGTCCAGACAATCAGGCTCGATAGGCTTGAATTGTCGATTCCCGAACTGCGGGAACGGATTAAACATGTTGCCGAAAAAAGGTTTGAGGACGAAGTGCGTTCCCTCCCCATCGAAGAAGTAATTGGGGATATTATTGACATTGAATTGGACCAAAGCGCCATTTCTATATTGGATATAAAAAAAGAGCATGTATTTAAACGGAACAGGATCGCGCGCGGGCATCATTTATTTGCCCAGGCAAACTCGCTGGCGGTTGCGGTCATCAATGACGAACTTGCCCTTACAGCAAAGTCGTCCCTCCAATTCAAACGGTCTGTCCATGAAGGCGAGCGGGTGATTGCCAAGGCAAAGGTCACCCGGATTGACAATGAACACGATAGGACGTTTGTTGAAGTAAAAAGCTATGTGAATAATGAGCCCGTATTCATAGGCGAGTTCGAAATGTTCCGCTCAAATAAAAACAGAGGTGGCAAAGAACATGAGGCTGGCAATTGA